In Fundulus heteroclitus isolate FHET01 chromosome 18, MU-UCD_Fhet_4.1, whole genome shotgun sequence, a single genomic region encodes these proteins:
- the ccnl1a gene encoding cyclin-L1a, producing MKMAAGPLSVSSNTSNNDGILIGDKLYAEVYLTIDNSVIPEERLSPTPSMLDGLDLNTETDLRILGCELIQSAGILLRLPQVAMATGQVLFHRFFYSKSFVKHSFEIVAMACINLASKIEEAPRRIRDVINVFHHLRQLRGKKTPSPLILDQNYINTKNQVIKAERRVLKELGFCVHVKHPHKIVVMYLQFLECEKNQTLVQTAWNYMNDSLRTNVFVRFQPETIACACMYLAARALQIPLPSRPHWYLLFGATEEEIKEICITTLRLYTRKKPNYEQLEKEVERRKVFLAEAKLKAKGLNPDGTPALTGIGGFSPASKPCSPNVVKVEEKSPNPQTIKAVKKEPDSRTQVNKSPHNGLRKEGKMGRTSRSGSRSRSRTRSRSRSPSHRRHYNSRRSRSGTYSSRSRSRSHSRSPLPHRHPPSPLLPHLKSKASHHGNSDSKLSGRHSNSGGGGSGHKRKRSRSRSRTPVKADRERERERDRERDRSFDFPKKHKHERGGGHRDRRERSRSYERDRDRSHKSKHHSSSGHSGHGRHRR from the exons ATGAAGATGGCCGCAGGTCCTCTTTCTGTATCTTCTAACACATCCAACAACGATGGCATTCTCATCGGAGACAAACTGTATGCGGAGGTGTACCTGACGATAGACAACTCGGTGATACCGGAGGAAAGGCTATCACCAACACCGTCTATGCTCGACGGCCTCGACCTGAACACCGAAACCGACCTCCGTATCCTCGGCTGCGAACTGATTCAGTCGGCGGGTATTCTCCTCCGGTTACCCCAG GTGGCCATGGCAACGGGACAGGTCCTTTTCCATCGTTTCTTCTACTCCAAATCCTTCGTGAAGCACAGTTTCGag ATAGTTGCTATGGCTTGTATCAACCTGGCGTCTAAGATCGAAGAAGCGCCACGGCGAATACGAGACGTCATCAATGTCTTTCATCACCTCAGACAGCTAAGAGGCAAAAA GACTCCAAGTCCATTGATACTTGATCAGAACTACATAAATACCAAAAACCAAGTCATCAAAGCGGAACGACGAGTCTTGAAGGAGCTGGGCTTCTGTGTGCATGTCAAGCATCCGCACAAG ATTGTGGTCATGTACCTTCAGTTCCTGGAATGTGAGAAGAACCAGACACTCGTCCAAACGGCCTG GAACTACATGAACGATAGCTTGAGGACGAATGTGTTTGTGAGGTTCCAGCCTGAAACCATCGCCTGTGCCTGCATGTACCTCGCTGCCCGGGCTCTGCAG ATTCCCCTGCCATCCAGACCACATTGGTATTTACTGTTTGGAGCCACTGAAGAAGAGATTAAAGAGATCTGCATTACTACCCTGAGACTCTACACCAGGAAGAAG CCGAATTATGAGCAGCTTGAGAAGGAGGTGGAGCGGCGGAAGGTGTTCTTGGCAGAGGCCAAGCTAAAGGCAAAGGGCCTGAACCCTGACGGCACGCCGGCCCTGACCGGCATCGGCGGCTTCTCTCCCGCCTCCAAGCCCTGCTCGCCAAACGTGGTTAAAGTGGAGGAGAAATCGCCCAACCCCCAGACCATCAAAGCGGTGAAGAAGGAGCCCGACAGCCGCACTCAGGTCAACAAGAGTCCACATAACGG GCTGAGGAAAGAAGGGAAGATGGGAAGGACCAGTAGGAGCGGAAGTCGATCCCGTTCACGGACACGATCGCGGTCGAGATCTCCCTCTCATCGCAGACA TTACAACAGCAGACGCAGCCGCTCAGGAACGTACAGCTCGCGCTCTCGCTCGCGCTCTCACAGTCGCAGCCCGCTGCCTCACCGGCACCCGCCGTCGCCCCTCCTCCCTCACCTCAAGTCCAAGGccagtcaccatggcaacagcgacTCCAAACTCAGCGGGCGCCACAGCAACAGCGGGGGAGGCGGTTCCGGTCACAAGAGGAAGCGCTCCCGGTCTCGATCCCGCACGCCCGTCAAAGCTGACAGGGAGCGGGAGAGGGAGCGGGACAGGGAGAGAGACCGCTCCTTTGACTTcccaaagaaacacaaacacgAGCGGGGAGGCGGCCATCGCGACCGGAGGGAGAGGTCTCGCTCTTACGAAAGGGACAGGGATCGTAGCCACAAGAGCAAACACCACAGCAGCAGTGGACACTCAGGACACGGCCGCCACCGgcgctga